The proteins below are encoded in one region of bacterium:
- a CDS encoding YebC/PmpR family DNA-binding transcriptional regulator, with product MSGHSKWATIRRKKEKIDAARGSVFTRLIREINIAARLGGSNMESNARLRSAVDAAKSANMPADNIDRAIKKGAGELEGQILEEIRYEGYGPGGVAILIECVTDNRNRTVGEVRHTFTKRNGTMAEAGAVAWMFERRGYLTLESDQGSEDEIMEIAIEAGADDVKGDDSIWEVFTSPDDLYKIKGEIEAKGKKVSSAEISYIPKNTVKVEVDSAKQLLGLIDALEELDDTQHVYANFEMDDSVMQSLQ from the coding sequence ATGTCAGGTCATAGTAAATGGGCGACGATCCGTCGCAAGAAAGAAAAAATTGACGCCGCCCGTGGCTCTGTATTCACGCGGCTGATCCGTGAAATCAATATCGCCGCGCGGTTGGGGGGCTCAAACATGGAGTCTAACGCCCGGCTTCGCAGCGCGGTGGACGCCGCCAAATCCGCTAATATGCCGGCGGACAACATTGATCGCGCCATTAAGAAGGGCGCGGGCGAACTGGAAGGCCAGATCCTTGAAGAAATCCGCTACGAAGGTTACGGCCCGGGCGGAGTGGCGATCCTGATCGAGTGTGTGACGGACAACCGCAACCGCACGGTCGGCGAAGTACGGCACACCTTCACCAAGCGCAATGGCACCATGGCCGAAGCGGGAGCAGTGGCGTGGATGTTTGAGCGGCGTGGCTACCTGACTCTGGAAAGCGATCAGGGGTCCGAAGACGAGATCATGGAAATTGCCATCGAGGCAGGCGCGGACGACGTCAAGGGCGACGATTCGATTTGGGAAGTCTTTACGAGCCCGGACGATCTGTACAAGATCAAGGGTGAGATTGAAGCGAAGGGCAAAAAGGTTAGCTCGGCGGAAATCTCCTACATTCCGAAGAACACCGTCAAGGTGGAAGTGGATTCTGCGAAGCAGTTGCTGGGACTGATCGATGCTCTCGAAGAGCTGGACGACACTCAGCACGTCTACGCCAACTTCGAAATGGATGATTCCGTGATGCAGTCGCTGCAATAG
- the ruvA gene encoding Holliday junction branch migration protein RuvA, producing MIDFVEGILVAKSPSQAVILTGGLGVRGNISLATYDELPLLGEQIRLWTHLQLREEELTLFAFATQEERWMFLHLITVNGVGPKLAMVALSAARTDTLRRAIIEGDSDRLKSIPRIGSKIAERIVLELKKKLSDESPSFEVGVSSKSDEIQQAVSALCALGFTRAEAEKSVDGAVKRGGKGVEELVKLSLRMS from the coding sequence ATGATTGATTTTGTCGAAGGCATACTGGTCGCAAAATCGCCATCGCAGGCGGTGATCCTGACGGGCGGCCTGGGCGTACGCGGTAATATCTCGCTGGCGACCTACGATGAGCTGCCGCTGCTCGGAGAACAGATCCGGCTCTGGACGCACCTGCAACTGCGCGAAGAGGAACTGACGCTGTTTGCATTTGCGACGCAGGAAGAGCGCTGGATGTTCCTGCATCTGATTACCGTTAACGGCGTGGGACCGAAACTGGCGATGGTGGCGCTGTCGGCGGCCCGAACGGACACGCTGCGGCGGGCGATTATCGAAGGCGACAGTGACCGCTTGAAGAGCATTCCGCGCATCGGCTCGAAGATTGCCGAGCGGATCGTGCTGGAACTGAAGAAGAAACTGAGTGACGAATCTCCTTCCTTCGAAGTGGGAGTGTCGTCGAAGAGTGACGAGATACAGCAAGCGGTCAGCGCGTTATGCGCTCTGGGATTTACGAGGGCCGAAGCAGAAAAGTCTGTGGACGGTGCGGTGAAGCGCGGCGGTAAGGGTGTCGAAGAATTAGTGAAGTTATCGCTCCGGATGAGTTAA
- a CDS encoding toll/interleukin-1 receptor domain-containing protein has protein sequence MNTSTCTISQKELHECSDILSHKNGDDDTHLTETAACVVAEESLIPYVAERDLQPGENLWAKIDRNISQSACVVGILTARAADSRVVHAEIAAARAYGKEVVLLVEHGVEVPLSELGREHIPFDRANPNQAFDALRAYLRGVRAWNIFWGLLLAAGAVWLGWQAVKAMRS, from the coding sequence TTGAACACCAGTACCTGTACCATATCACAAAAGGAACTTCATGAGTGCTCAGATATTTTGTCGCACAAGAATGGTGACGACGACACTCATCTGACAGAAACGGCGGCATGCGTGGTCGCGGAGGAGAGCCTGATACCCTATGTAGCCGAGCGAGACTTGCAACCGGGTGAAAATCTATGGGCGAAGATTGACCGAAATATTAGCCAATCCGCGTGTGTAGTTGGTATACTGACTGCTCGTGCAGCAGATTCCCGGGTTGTTCATGCAGAGATCGCCGCGGCAAGGGCCTACGGCAAGGAAGTGGTTCTTCTTGTTGAGCATGGTGTTGAGGTACCACTCTCCGAGCTGGGACGCGAGCATATTCCCTTCGACAGGGCAAACCCGAATCAGGCATTTGATGCATTGCGCGCTTATTTGAGGGGAGTCAGGGCTTGGAATATTTTTTGGGGGTTGCTGCTGGCCGCCGGAGCTGTTTGGCTTGGCTGGCAAGCTGTGAAGGCAATGCGATCTTGA
- the ruvB gene encoding Holliday junction branch migration DNA helicase RuvB, with amino-acid sequence MPRIIEPQKFEEDLDLDLSLRPSSFDEFVGQPRVKEQLSIFIQAARERGEALDHVLLYGPPGLGKTTLAHLIARSLGSGIRVTTGPVLDKPGDLAGLLTNLQDKDILFVDEIHRLNPVVEEYLYPAMEDFKLDILIDKGPAARTLQLQLQHFTLVGATTRAGLLTSPLRSRFGVTLRLDYYEPEDLHTILRRSARLLNVQYDEEGLAEIAVRSRGTPRVANRLLRRIRDVAQVRGDGRVSGRLAREALQLLEIDEYGLDDLDKRLLHALIEHFRGGPVGLGTLAVTVGEDEGTLEEICEPYLIRQGFLQRTSRGRVATARAFEHLGIKVPASLQSKLF; translated from the coding sequence ATGCCGCGAATCATAGAACCACAGAAGTTTGAAGAAGATCTCGATCTTGACCTGTCGCTGCGGCCATCAAGCTTTGATGAGTTCGTAGGGCAGCCCAGGGTCAAAGAGCAGCTTTCGATATTTATTCAGGCGGCGCGGGAGCGGGGGGAAGCGCTCGATCACGTGCTGCTGTATGGGCCTCCGGGTCTGGGGAAGACCACACTGGCCCATCTGATTGCAAGAAGTTTGGGCTCGGGTATCCGTGTAACCACGGGCCCCGTGTTGGACAAGCCGGGCGATCTGGCCGGGCTGCTGACGAATCTGCAGGATAAGGATATTCTGTTCGTGGACGAGATTCACCGCCTGAATCCGGTGGTGGAAGAATATCTTTATCCGGCGATGGAAGATTTCAAGCTGGACATTCTGATTGACAAGGGTCCCGCGGCGCGGACGTTGCAGCTCCAGCTTCAGCATTTCACCTTGGTGGGCGCAACCACCCGAGCGGGACTGCTGACCAGTCCGCTGCGGTCGCGGTTTGGAGTGACTCTCCGGCTGGACTATTATGAGCCGGAAGACTTACATACGATTTTGCGCCGCTCGGCTCGGCTCCTGAACGTCCAGTATGACGAAGAAGGGCTGGCGGAGATTGCGGTGCGGTCACGCGGCACACCCCGCGTGGCAAACCGGCTTCTGCGGCGGATCCGCGACGTAGCCCAAGTGAGGGGCGACGGGCGAGTGTCCGGCAGGTTGGCGCGGGAAGCCTTGCAGCTTCTCGAGATTGATGAATACGGTTTGGATGATCTGGACAAGCGGCTGCTCCACGCTCTGATCGAGCACTTTCGCGGCGGACCGGTGGGTTTAGGAACCCTCGCGGTAACCGTGGGAGAGGATGAGGGAACGCTGGAAGAGATCTGTGAACCGTATCTGATCCGGCAGGGTTTCCTGCAACGTACTTCCCGTGGGAGAGTGGCAACGGCACGAGCCTTTGAGCATTTGGGAATCAAGGTTCCGGCGTCTCTCCAGTCAAAGCTCTTTTAG
- a CDS encoding cobalamin B12-binding domain-containing protein, whose protein sequence is MDKKIRILVAKPGLDGHDRGAKVMAAAFRDAGMEVIYTGLRQTPDMIVEAAIQEDVDVVALSILSGAHMTIFPAVLRLMTQKGLSDVLLTGGGIIPKEEAEELEKQGVGRLFGPGTPTSVPIDYIRQWVATRRSE, encoded by the coding sequence ATGGATAAGAAAATCAGGATCTTGGTAGCCAAACCGGGCTTGGATGGACATGATCGTGGCGCCAAGGTCATGGCAGCCGCTTTTCGGGATGCTGGCATGGAGGTGATCTATACAGGCCTCCGTCAGACTCCTGACATGATTGTCGAGGCTGCGATTCAGGAGGATGTAGACGTGGTTGCCCTTTCGATTCTCTCCGGGGCTCACATGACGATTTTCCCGGCAGTTCTCAGGTTAATGACCCAGAAGGGTCTGTCTGACGTGCTGTTGACCGGGGGCGGAATCATTCCCAAGGAAGAAGCCGAAGAACTCGAGAAGCAGGGTGTTGGCCGCCTGTTCGGCCCCGGCACGCCGACTTCTGTCCCCATAGATTACATTCGCCAGTGGGTGGCCACTCGGCGCAGCGAGTGA
- a CDS encoding DUF5677 domain-containing protein, protein MERLLMSHIPKLISSLIIEKIEANGVRLTSRQKKLIQRNIAAERYDIIRIRDWRWWGPSQEIHIEFDDADSARLEQAVRDLTESMTDQFGSIIDEAAEAMLASVAKDWKRETLLRECDLQGFRSRLNTRWHKPLDLLSMMLVLSKEFSEATGTRLQNEQTELNGCLVASLVRLHARACQVGDEILTLLRSGFADGAMARWRSLYEIAVTAMLIQHGGEQRAERYLLHDAIQVFHGASLHQRFALRLGEVPFDESEMGHMERSYNEVKSRFGTAFLCQYGWASDGPKDMVRGFADVEKKLGLIHLRPYYKLASNNVHAKSRGVFHRLGVMHGYDLLLTGPSNFGLADPGQCMALSLLHVTTALGSVDPTVESVIFMKMMQLMCTEISHEFVAVQKQIATDEFEA, encoded by the coding sequence ATGGAACGGCTTTTGATGAGTCATATTCCGAAATTAATATCGAGCCTCATCATAGAGAAGATCGAGGCGAATGGTGTTCGGCTGACATCTCGACAGAAGAAACTGATCCAGCGAAACATCGCCGCTGAGCGTTATGACATAATCCGAATTCGAGACTGGAGATGGTGGGGACCGTCACAAGAGATCCATATCGAGTTCGACGACGCAGATAGTGCGCGCCTCGAACAAGCGGTCAGGGACTTGACGGAGAGTATGACCGACCAGTTCGGTTCAATTATTGATGAAGCTGCAGAAGCTATGCTTGCTTCTGTCGCGAAAGATTGGAAACGGGAGACCTTGCTGCGCGAGTGCGATCTGCAAGGCTTTCGCAGTCGCCTCAATACTCGGTGGCACAAGCCATTGGATCTCCTGTCTATGATGCTGGTGCTCTCCAAAGAGTTCAGTGAAGCCACCGGAACCAGGCTTCAAAATGAACAGACTGAATTGAACGGCTGCTTGGTAGCTTCTTTGGTTCGTCTACACGCTCGTGCTTGCCAAGTCGGTGACGAAATTTTAACGCTTTTACGATCTGGTTTCGCTGACGGTGCAATGGCAAGGTGGCGAAGTCTGTACGAGATCGCCGTGACCGCCATGTTAATCCAACATGGGGGAGAACAACGAGCAGAGCGTTACCTCCTCCATGATGCTATACAGGTATTTCACGGCGCGTCGCTACACCAGCGGTTCGCACTGAGACTTGGAGAAGTTCCTTTCGACGAATCCGAAATGGGCCATATGGAGCGGTCGTACAATGAGGTGAAGAGTCGTTTCGGGACGGCCTTTCTATGCCAATACGGATGGGCATCTGATGGGCCGAAGGATATGGTACGCGGGTTTGCTGACGTTGAAAAGAAGCTTGGTCTGATACACTTGCGCCCGTACTACAAGCTTGCAAGCAATAATGTGCACGCAAAGTCGCGCGGAGTCTTTCATAGACTCGGAGTCATGCATGGTTACGACTTATTGTTGACCGGTCCATCGAACTTTGGATTAGCCGACCCCGGCCAATGCATGGCTCTTTCCCTTCTGCATGTGACAACGGCTTTGGGTTCAGTTGATCCCACTGTTGAAAGCGTCATATTCATGAAGATGATGCAGCTTATGTGCACTGAGATAAGCCATGAGTTTGTGGCAGTTCAGAAACAGATCGCGACCGATGAATTTGAGGCGTAA
- the ruvC gene encoding crossover junction endodeoxyribonuclease RuvC has protein sequence MGIVLGVDPGLATTGWGVVGVDGKRFQYLESGKITSTPKQPMGRRLERIFAGLQQVIETFGVTGCAVESGYVGVSAMSALLLGQARAAAILAAETKGIPVETVAPREIKMAITGRGAATKAQVGYMTGKLLGLEFDEGEEDISDALAAALWLVMRSQHPLTMRPAR, from the coding sequence ATGGGAATCGTTCTCGGTGTGGACCCCGGGCTTGCGACGACAGGCTGGGGAGTCGTAGGAGTGGACGGCAAACGATTTCAGTACCTTGAATCGGGCAAGATTACCTCGACGCCCAAGCAGCCGATGGGGAGAAGGCTGGAGCGGATTTTTGCCGGATTGCAGCAGGTGATCGAGACCTTTGGGGTGACGGGCTGCGCGGTGGAGAGCGGCTACGTGGGCGTGAGCGCCATGAGCGCCCTGTTGCTGGGGCAGGCCCGCGCGGCGGCGATTTTGGCCGCCGAAACCAAAGGCATTCCCGTAGAAACGGTGGCCCCGCGTGAGATCAAAATGGCGATCACGGGGCGGGGAGCAGCCACCAAGGCTCAGGTCGGCTACATGACCGGCAAACTGCTGGGCCTGGAGTTCGACGAGGGCGAAGAAGACATTTCGGATGCGCTGGCGGCGGCCCTGTGGCTGGTTATGCGCAGTCAGCATCCCCTGACCATGAGACCCGCGCGATGA
- the queA gene encoding tRNA preQ1(34) S-adenosylmethionine ribosyltransferase-isomerase QueA, with translation MPITSAVYQPRGVQTTPRLSDFKYALPDKLIAQEPVPRRDESRLLIVDRDTRQFHDGKFTDVLDYLDPGDCLVVNETRVFPARLRGFKEKTEAEIEVFLLRRLTEELWEVLVKPARKVRTGNTIMIGDCITCEVIDNTTSGGRVVRFHYEGDFGELVEKFGQPPLPPYIRREPKVEDRERYQTIFARVSGAVAAPTAGLHFSEDLIQKAQAKGVELVPIILHVGLGTFRPVQVEDLSRHRMDSEYYEVNQNAVDKINGAIEKGKRVIAVGTSVTRTLETVANFNGGIKVARGWTDKFIYPPYHFKVVDRLVTNFHLPGSTLLMLVSAFADQELILKAYRHAIREKYRFYSYGDAMLIV, from the coding sequence ATGCCCATTACATCGGCCGTATATCAGCCGCGCGGTGTGCAGACCACACCCCGGTTGTCGGACTTCAAGTACGCACTTCCAGACAAGCTGATCGCTCAGGAGCCGGTGCCCCGCCGTGACGAATCGCGGCTGTTGATCGTGGACCGGGATACGCGACAGTTTCATGACGGGAAATTCACGGATGTGCTCGACTATCTCGATCCGGGCGACTGCCTTGTGGTGAACGAGACCCGAGTGTTTCCGGCGCGTCTGCGGGGCTTCAAAGAGAAGACCGAGGCGGAGATTGAAGTCTTTTTGCTGCGGCGACTCACCGAAGAGCTGTGGGAAGTGCTCGTGAAGCCGGCGCGTAAAGTGCGTACGGGCAACACGATCATGATCGGCGACTGCATTACCTGTGAAGTGATCGACAACACCACGTCGGGTGGCCGCGTGGTGCGTTTCCACTATGAAGGGGACTTTGGGGAACTGGTGGAGAAATTCGGCCAGCCGCCGCTTCCTCCTTATATTCGCCGCGAACCGAAGGTTGAGGATCGCGAGCGCTATCAGACCATCTTTGCCCGCGTATCGGGAGCCGTAGCGGCGCCGACTGCAGGCCTGCATTTTTCCGAAGATCTGATTCAGAAGGCTCAGGCCAAGGGCGTCGAACTGGTGCCGATCATTCTGCATGTGGGTCTGGGAACGTTCCGGCCCGTACAGGTGGAGGATCTTTCGCGGCACCGGATGGACTCGGAATATTACGAAGTCAACCAGAACGCCGTGGACAAGATAAACGGCGCCATTGAAAAGGGCAAGCGGGTCATTGCGGTGGGAACCTCCGTGACGCGCACGCTGGAGACGGTGGCTAATTTCAACGGCGGCATTAAAGTGGCGCGCGGCTGGACGGACAAGTTCATCTATCCGCCTTACCACTTCAAGGTGGTGGACCGGCTGGTGACGAACTTCCATCTTCCGGGATCCACGCTGCTGATGCTGGTGTCGGCCTTTGCCGATCAGGAACTGATTCTCAAGGCGTATCGTCATGCCATCCGTGAGAAGTACCGCTTCTACAGCTATGGCGATGCGATGTTGATCGTTTGA
- the clpB gene encoding ATP-dependent chaperone ClpB, whose protein sequence is MNIDQWTIKAQEALQAAQTIARDRGQQALTPLHVLAGMLKDSEGVAAEILAKLGVRPDDMRRVVDIELSRLPVVSGQVGNTYLDPATSRLFEDALKEMSALTDEFLSVEHLLLAMTKTDDPPTRQIFRDYKISHDNVLKAMRDIRGGERVKDQNPEDKYRALDKYGRDLTDLARRGKLDPVIGRDEEIRRVLQVLSRRTKNNPVLIGEPGVGKTAIVEGLAQRIVSGDVPENLKDKRVVTLDVGSLVAGAKFRGDFEERLKAVLKEVIGSEGGIILFIDEMHNLVGAGRAEGSMDASNLLKPALARGELHCIGATTIDEYRKYIEKDAALERRFQPVTVNEPSVEDTISILRGLKDKYEVHHGVRITDRAIIAAATLSQRYITDRFLPDKAIDLIDEAASKLRLEIDSMPEEIDNLTRRIRQLEIERMSVSREHDEASRDRLSRIEEEVARLKDQEVALRKQWENEKTVIQRIRRVKEEIEAAHTEEQKAEREGDLAKVSEIRYGKLRDFNDNLLKAQKQLAEIQQDGGMLKEEVTEEDIAEVVSRWTKIPVSKMLEGEREKLLHVEDYIKRRVVGQDIAVHAVAAAIRRGRSGLADERKPIGSFLFLGPTGVGKTEVARSLAAFLFDDENAMIRVDMSEYSERHTVSRLVGAPPGYVGHEEGGQLTEAVRRRPYCVVLLDEIEKAHPDVWNILLQVLDDGRLTDSQGRTVDFRNTIVIMTSNLGSEIINSRAEAIHNGGGDYERVQREVLDLLRRSIRPEFLNRIDEIIVFKPLGRKELKDVVSIQLRLFEERLDRQDIHLEITDAAKELILREGFDPAFGARPMKRAIQHLLVDPLAEELLAGEILPGQTVMVEPERDHLKLTPLAVAEQV, encoded by the coding sequence ATGAATATCGACCAGTGGACGATCAAAGCGCAGGAAGCGCTGCAAGCGGCGCAGACCATTGCGCGGGACCGGGGGCAGCAGGCGCTCACGCCGCTGCATGTGCTGGCGGGAATGCTGAAGGACTCCGAAGGCGTCGCCGCGGAGATTCTGGCGAAGCTCGGCGTGCGGCCCGATGACATGCGGCGTGTGGTGGACATTGAACTCTCTCGGCTGCCTGTGGTCAGCGGCCAGGTGGGCAACACCTATCTCGATCCCGCCACGTCGCGGCTGTTCGAGGACGCGCTCAAGGAAATGTCCGCGCTGACCGATGAGTTTCTCTCCGTCGAGCATCTGCTGCTGGCCATGACCAAGACCGACGATCCACCCACGCGGCAGATCTTCCGTGACTACAAGATTTCGCATGACAACGTGCTGAAGGCCATGCGGGATATTCGCGGTGGTGAGCGCGTCAAGGATCAGAACCCCGAAGACAAGTACCGCGCGCTGGACAAGTATGGCCGCGATCTGACCGATCTGGCGCGGCGCGGCAAGCTCGATCCGGTCATTGGCCGCGATGAAGAGATCCGCCGCGTGTTGCAAGTGCTCTCGCGCCGCACCAAGAATAATCCCGTCCTGATCGGCGAACCCGGAGTGGGGAAGACCGCGATTGTCGAAGGCCTCGCGCAGCGGATCGTCTCCGGCGATGTGCCGGAAAATCTCAAAGACAAGCGCGTGGTGACGCTGGATGTCGGCTCACTGGTAGCCGGAGCGAAATTCCGGGGGGATTTCGAAGAGCGGCTCAAAGCAGTGCTGAAAGAGGTCATCGGCTCCGAAGGCGGCATTATTCTTTTCATCGATGAGATGCACAACCTTGTCGGCGCGGGGAGAGCCGAAGGCTCGATGGACGCGTCCAACCTGTTGAAGCCCGCGCTGGCCCGCGGCGAACTGCACTGCATCGGCGCCACCACCATCGATGAGTACCGCAAGTATATCGAGAAGGACGCGGCGCTGGAACGGCGCTTCCAGCCCGTGACGGTCAACGAGCCGAGCGTGGAAGATACGATCTCCATTTTGCGCGGTCTGAAAGACAAGTATGAAGTCCATCACGGCGTGCGCATCACAGACCGCGCCATCATCGCAGCGGCGACGCTCTCCCAGCGCTACATCACCGACCGCTTCCTGCCGGACAAGGCCATTGACCTGATCGATGAGGCGGCCTCCAAGCTCCGGTTGGAGATCGACTCGATGCCCGAGGAGATCGACAATCTGACCCGCCGCATCCGTCAACTCGAAATCGAGCGCATGTCTGTCTCGCGCGAACACGACGAAGCATCGCGCGACCGGCTGAGCCGCATCGAGGAAGAAGTGGCACGGCTGAAAGACCAGGAAGTCGCGCTGCGCAAGCAGTGGGAAAATGAAAAGACCGTCATTCAGCGCATTCGCCGCGTCAAAGAGGAAATTGAAGCGGCGCACACCGAAGAGCAGAAAGCCGAGCGCGAAGGCGACCTCGCTAAGGTTTCGGAAATCCGCTACGGCAAGCTGCGCGATTTCAATGACAATTTGCTCAAGGCACAGAAGCAGCTTGCCGAAATCCAGCAGGACGGCGGCATGCTCAAGGAAGAGGTGACAGAGGAGGACATCGCCGAGGTCGTCTCGCGCTGGACCAAGATTCCCGTCTCCAAGATGCTGGAAGGCGAACGCGAGAAGCTGCTGCACGTCGAGGATTACATCAAGCGGCGTGTGGTCGGGCAGGACATTGCTGTTCATGCCGTGGCCGCCGCCATTCGCCGGGGACGCTCGGGTCTGGCCGATGAACGCAAGCCCATCGGCAGCTTCCTGTTCCTTGGACCCACCGGCGTGGGCAAGACCGAGGTCGCGCGTTCGCTGGCCGCGTTTCTGTTCGATGATGAGAACGCGATGATCCGCGTTGACATGTCCGAGTACTCTGAGCGGCATACGGTCTCGCGGCTGGTGGGCGCTCCTCCGGGATATGTCGGCCATGAAGAAGGCGGGCAGCTCACCGAGGCCGTGCGCCGCCGGCCTTATTGCGTGGTGCTGCTGGATGAGATCGAGAAGGCCCATCCCGATGTATGGAATATTCTGCTGCAGGTGCTGGATGATGGCCGCCTGACGGACAGCCAGGGCCGTACCGTGGACTTCCGCAACACCATCGTGATCATGACTTCGAATCTGGGCTCCGAAATTATCAATTCACGGGCCGAAGCCATTCATAACGGCGGCGGAGACTACGAACGCGTGCAGCGCGAGGTGCTGGATCTGCTGCGGCGTTCGATCCGTCCCGAATTCCTGAACCGCATCGATGAGATCATCGTCTTCAAGCCGCTGGGCCGCAAGGAACTCAAGGACGTCGTCAGCATTCAACTGCGGCTCTTCGAAGAGCGGCTTGATCGGCAGGACATTCACCTCGAAATCACCGACGCCGCCAAGGAACTGATCCTGCGCGAAGGCTTTGACCCGGCGTTCGGTGCGCGGCCCATGAAACGCGCCATTCAACATCTGCTGGTAGACCCGCTGGCCGAGGAGTTGCTCGCAGGCGAGATTCTGCCGGGGCAGACGGTGATGGTGGAGCCCGAGCGTGATCATCTCAAACTGACGCCGTTGGCCGTAGCGGAACAGGTCTAA
- the ispD gene encoding 2-C-methyl-D-erythritol 4-phosphate cytidylyltransferase, whose protein sequence is MLIPAAGSGVRLGAHLPKTLIDLAGRPMFVRAADSLVRHPLCIETVIAAPAGFEEYYLEAAGKAWADYDVRVVTGGRTRQESVTFALRSLQQDSDAILIHDAARPFITPDVIERVLAALMAGDTAALPGLPVTDTLKRVATDSRLVDSTVDRHDLMAVQTPQGLRRDAAQTAFDRATRDGLDGTDDVWLIEHYRLGSIRVVDGAPRNFKITTPEDLARARELLAYDTH, encoded by the coding sequence TTGCTGATACCGGCGGCCGGGAGCGGAGTCCGGCTCGGCGCGCACCTTCCGAAGACGCTGATCGATTTGGCGGGCAGACCGATGTTTGTCCGCGCCGCCGATTCGCTGGTGCGGCATCCCTTATGTATAGAAACGGTGATTGCCGCACCGGCCGGCTTCGAAGAGTATTATCTTGAGGCCGCCGGGAAGGCATGGGCCGATTACGATGTGCGCGTGGTGACCGGCGGCCGGACCCGGCAGGAATCGGTGACCTTTGCGCTGCGTTCATTGCAACAGGACAGTGATGCGATCCTGATCCATGACGCGGCAAGGCCGTTCATCACGCCTGACGTGATCGAGCGGGTCCTTGCGGCGCTGATGGCGGGCGACACGGCGGCTTTGCCGGGATTGCCGGTGACGGATACCCTCAAACGGGTAGCGACCGACTCGAGGCTCGTTGACAGTACGGTGGATCGCCACGACCTGATGGCGGTGCAGACACCGCAGGGACTCCGTCGCGACGCGGCCCAGACGGCGTTCGACCGCGCGACACGGGATGGCCTGGACGGGACGGATGACGTCTGGCTGATCGAACATTACCGGCTCGGATCTATCCGGGTCGTGGATGGTGCCCCGCGCAATTTCAAAATTACCACTCCGGAGGATTTGGCGCGTGCCCGCGAACTTCTGGCTTATGACACCCACTGA
- a CDS encoding TerC family protein: MTEAYLVHALTVVATLIVLEGLLSADNALVLAVLVRHLPKPQQKKALLYGIIGAFGFRFVMLLAASWIIRFWYLSAAGAAYLAYLSITHFITHSRGVDHEKPVKGRGFWSTVVVVELTDVAFAVDSVIAAVALSNELWLVYTGGMLGIIAMRFAAGGFLRVLEKWPGLEHMAYGLVGWIAVKLGFRSFEMATGHTDVELPSWIFWSGMGLIAIGGTLWAILRPNKEIARLQEPSDQERQEL; this comes from the coding sequence TTGACTGAAGCATATCTTGTCCATGCGTTGACCGTTGTCGCCACGCTGATTGTCCTGGAAGGCTTGCTCTCTGCGGACAATGCTCTTGTGCTGGCCGTGCTGGTCAGACATCTGCCCAAGCCTCAGCAGAAGAAGGCGCTGCTTTACGGGATTATCGGCGCCTTCGGGTTCCGGTTTGTGATGCTGCTTGCCGCGTCGTGGATCATCCGTTTCTGGTATCTGTCTGCGGCCGGCGCAGCCTATCTCGCCTATCTCAGCATTACGCATTTCATTACCCACAGCCGGGGAGTGGACCACGAAAAGCCGGTGAAGGGGCGGGGGTTCTGGAGCACCGTGGTGGTCGTGGAACTGACGGATGTCGCCTTTGCGGTGGACAGTGTGATTGCCGCCGTGGCGCTTTCCAACGAACTCTGGCTGGTGTATACCGGCGGCATGCTGGGCATTATCGCCATGCGCTTCGCTGCAGGTGGATTTCTGCGTGTCTTGGAGAAATGGCCGGGGCTTGAACACATGGCCTATGGTCTGGTGGGTTGGATTGCTGTCAAGCTGGGCTTCAGATCGTTTGAAATGGCTACGGGTCACACGGACGTTGAACTTCCTTCCTGGATTTTCTGGTCCGGCATGGGTTTGATAGCAATTGGGGGCACTCTGTGGGCAATTTTGAGGCCAAACAAAGAAATTGCCCGTCTGCAGGAGCCCAGCGATCAGGAGCGGCAGGAGCTGTAA